From a region of the Rhodovulum sp. P5 genome:
- a CDS encoding recombinase family protein, which translates to MTTTLIGYARCSTDSQDLTAQKQALENLGVAPDRIYTDHGLTGTNRARPGLDQAIAAVREGDTLVVPKLDRLARSVPDARTIADQLQDKGVKLALGASVYDPTDPMGKMFFNILATFAEFEADLIRMRTREGMATARAKGKLRGKQPKLSEKQQRELCRMHATGDYSISDLAEVFSVSRPTVYRTLNRNQT; encoded by the coding sequence ATGACCACCACACTTATCGGATACGCCCGCTGCTCCACCGACAGCCAAGACCTAACCGCGCAGAAACAAGCGCTGGAAAATCTCGGCGTGGCACCGGATCGCATTTACACGGATCATGGCTTGACCGGCACCAATCGCGCTCGTCCTGGTCTGGATCAGGCCATTGCAGCCGTGCGGGAAGGTGACACGCTGGTTGTACCTAAACTCGACCGGCTGGCCCGCTCTGTTCCAGATGCTCGCACCATAGCCGACCAGCTTCAGGACAAAGGCGTCAAGCTCGCCCTCGGCGCATCAGTCTACGATCCAACCGATCCAATGGGTAAAATGTTCTTCAACATCCTGGCCACCTTCGCCGAGTTCGAGGCGGACCTGATCCGCATGCGAACCCGAGAAGGCATGGCTACCGCCCGCGCCAAAGGTAAACTGCGCGGCAAACAACCCAAGCTATCTGAGAAGCAACAGCGCGAACTTTGCCGTATGCACGCTACCGGCGATTACTCCATCAGCGATCTGGCTGAAGTATTCTCCGTGTCACGGCCAACCGTTTACAGAACTCTGAATAGAAACCAAACTTAG